A genomic segment from Ptychodera flava strain L36383 chromosome 8, AS_Pfla_20210202, whole genome shotgun sequence encodes:
- the LOC139138110 gene encoding piggyBac transposable element-derived protein 4-like has product MHRRFMEEYQPHRQVSVDECMILFKGRLGIKQYEKSKPVKFGIKVWMLADSVTGYNYNFEVYCGENGGDENTYPTVGLATRVVLQLTKPLAGEGYTVYTDRFYTSPMLLYSLESRQTYGCGTVMANRKGFPSQLKRDPKDLQHGEMAWLTEEMTDLLATVWQDKKPVYYLSTLHTENADQNVILHNRRGEEIILPAPPCVVDYNQYMGGVDTYDKMTSLDKSRKTYLWCHRLVRKCIVWATYNAYVIEDHFTTLSRQGQRKRDFRSFIIDLTHALIGDFTARRQATPATSDKPTRLQADNHMPAVGEGTDHLCAVCYKKYKWFCERNPRVPYKDVPVKKVKSCFKCTSCDVYLCIKCNSTCWRDYHRKVEYWR; this is encoded by the coding sequence ATGCATAGACGTTTCATGGAAGAGTACCAGCCTCATCGACAAGTATCTGTTGACGAGTGCATGATTCTTTTCAAGGGCAGACTGGGAATAAAACAATATGAGAAAAGCAAACCAGTGAAGTTCGGAATTAAAGTTTGGATGCTGGCAGACAGTGTCACCGGATACAACTATAATTTTGAGGTGTACTGTGGTGAAAATGGTGGTGATGAAAATACATATCCTACTGTTGGGCTAGCTACCAGGGTTGTCTTACAACTTACTAAGCCTCTTGCAGGTGAAGGCTACACAGTATACACAGATCGTTTCTATACCAGTCCCATGCTGTTATATTCTCTTGAGTCTCGACAAACATATGGTTGTGGGACAGTGATGGCTAACAGAAAGGGCTTTCCAAGTCAGCTAAAGAGGGACCCTAAAGATCTCCAACATGGTGAAATGGCTTGGCTGACAGAAGAGATGACTGATCTGCTTGCAACAGTTTGGCAAGACAAAAAGCCTGTTTACTATCTGTCAACCCTCCACACTGAAAATGCTGATCAGAATGTAATACTTCACAACAGAAGAGGTGAGGAGATTATATTACCTGCACCCCCATGTGTTGTTGACTATAATCAGTACATGGGTGGCGTGGACACATATGATAAAATGACGTCCCTGGATAAAAGCCGGAAAACATATCTATGGTGTCATCGCCTTGTGAGAAAATGCATAGTGTGGGCTACCTACAATGCCTATGTTATTGAAGATCACTTCACTACACTTTCCAGGCAAGGGCAGCGTAAACGTGATTTCAGATCGTTCATTATTGACCTCACACATGCACTCATTGGAGACTTTACTGCACGTCGTCAAGCTACACCAGCAACTTCTGACAAACCCACCCGTCTGCAAGCAGATAACCATATGCCAGCTGTTGGAGAGGGCACAGACCACCTTTGTGCTGTGTGCTACAAAAAATACAAGTGGTTCTGCGAACGCAACCCAAGAGTGCCATACAAAGATGTGCCAGTCAAGAAGGTCAAGTCTTGCTTCAAGTGCACCAGCTGTGATGTCTACCTCTGTATAAAATGTAATTCTACTTGTTGGCGCGATTACCACAGAAAGGTGGAGTACTGGCGATAA